The window CGACCGGATCGACCTGTTCTACCAGCACCGCGTCGACCCGGACGTCCCGATCGAGGAGGTCGCCGGGGCCGTCGGGGAACTCGTCGCCGCCGGCAAGGTGGCCCACTTCGGGATGTCCGAGGCGGGGGCCGGGACCGTCCGGCGCGCGCACGCCGTCCACCCCGTCACGGCGCTGCAGAGCGAGTACTCGTTGTGGACCCGGGAGATCGAGACCGAGGTGCTGCCCGTCCTCGACGAGCTCGGCATCTCCCTCGCCCCGTTCAGCCCGCTCGGCAAGGGTTTCCTCGCCGGGGCCGTCGACACCTCGACCGAGTTCACGGAGGGGGACATCCGCACTCGCATCCCGCGCTTCACGCAGGAGAACCGCGCGGCGAACCAGGCCCTCGTCGACCTCGTCCGCCGGGTCGCGGGCAACGCCGGCGCGACGCCGGCGCAGGTGGCGCTGGCGTGGTTGCTCGCGCAGCGGCCCGACGTCGTCCCGATCCCCGGGACCCGTCGGACGTCGCGGCTGACCGAGAACCTCGGGGCGCTCGACCTGGACCTGGCGGCGGACGACCTCGCGGAACTGTCCGCGGCGGCCGAGCGGCTCGGGGTCGCGGGTGAGCGCTACAACGCGGCGATGCTGGCGATGACGGGGCTCTGACCCTCAGCCGCCGGTGCCCTCGACCGGACGGGCGAGGGCACCGGCGACGTCCCGGTGGGCGGCCACGGCGCCGACGTAGCCGGGTGGCAGCCCGGCCAGTCCCACGACGACGAGGTCCGGGGGCAGCTCGGTCGCGAGAGGTCCCCGGCCGCGGGGTGCTCCGTCGGTGGGGACCTCGACGGCGGTGGGGCCGGCGGCCAGGCCGAGACCGGTCCACTTCAGGACCGCCTCCTTCCGCGTCCAGCACCGGGCCCGCC of the Kineococcus mangrovi genome contains:
- a CDS encoding aldo/keto reductase yields the protein MRTRTLGTVDGGLTVSALGLGCMGMSQSYGPNPGDRQEMVGVLRGAVERGVTFFDTAEVYGPYDNEELVGEALEPLRDRVVIATKFGWDIRDGKSVGTDSRPEQIRRVADASLTRLRTDRIDLFYQHRVDPDVPIEEVAGAVGELVAAGKVAHFGMSEAGAGTVRRAHAVHPVTALQSEYSLWTREIETEVLPVLDELGISLAPFSPLGKGFLAGAVDTSTEFTEGDIRTRIPRFTQENRAANQALVDLVRRVAGNAGATPAQVALAWLLAQRPDVVPIPGTRRTSRLTENLGALDLDLAADDLAELSAAAERLGVAGERYNAAMLAMTGL